The Candidatus Rokuibacteriota bacterium genome contains a region encoding:
- a CDS encoding GntR family transcriptional regulator: protein MAPPPRALTVERVYQALRDRIVGGEILPGMHLVEAELTAAHGVSRGTAREALRRLSADDLVELASHRGARVRRLTHRDVDELYVVREALETVAARLAATGPRELLAVLRGVYAEAERLTPGRDRVQLVRLNHRFHHTLAEMAGNRTLCAVLTRLNTPMIGHQFVSALDAIDIATSQRHHARILAALAARDAERAEAAMRRHMEWSRQAVVRAIAPVAPASR, encoded by the coding sequence GTGGCACCTCCGCCGCGGGCCCTCACCGTCGAGCGCGTGTACCAGGCCCTCCGCGACCGCATCGTGGGCGGGGAGATCCTGCCCGGCATGCATCTGGTGGAGGCGGAGCTGACGGCCGCGCACGGCGTGAGCCGCGGCACCGCGCGCGAGGCGCTCCGGCGGCTTTCCGCCGACGACCTGGTGGAGCTGGCCTCGCATCGGGGCGCCCGCGTGCGCCGGCTCACTCACCGGGACGTCGACGAGCTCTACGTCGTGCGGGAGGCGCTGGAGACCGTGGCCGCGCGCCTGGCTGCCACCGGGCCCCGCGAACTGCTCGCCGTGCTGCGCGGGGTCTACGCGGAGGCGGAGCGCCTGACCCCAGGCCGCGATCGCGTCCAGCTCGTCCGGCTGAACCACCGCTTCCACCACACGCTCGCCGAGATGGCGGGCAACCGCACGCTGTGCGCGGTCCTCACGCGGCTCAACACGCCCATGATCGGCCACCAGTTCGTGTCGGCGCTCGACGCCATCGACATCGCGACCTCCCAGCGGCACCACGCGCGGATCCTGGCCGCGCTCGCCGCCCGGGACGCCGAGCGCGCGGAGGCCGCCATGCGGCGGCACATGGAGTGGAGCCGCCAGGCCGTGGTGCGCGCGATCGCACCCGTCGCGCCCGCGTCGCGGTGA